Proteins from a single region of Sphingopyxis sp. BSN-002:
- a CDS encoding DJ-1/PfpI family protein: protein MTDMPDTAPQTTVVFLLFPGITQLDFTAPAQALCRMPGAVLVGAAASLDPITTDSGFSILPTHNFASAPQADILCVPGGHGVTDALGDTATIDFIARQAAGAGWVTSVCTGAFLLGRAGLLEGRRATTHWGYTHCSRSSARRMRRRGSSRTEMSLPAAA from the coding sequence ATGACCGATATGCCCGACACCGCTCCGCAGACCACAGTCGTTTTCCTGCTCTTCCCGGGTATCACCCAGCTCGATTTCACGGCACCCGCACAAGCGCTCTGCCGGATGCCCGGCGCGGTGCTTGTCGGCGCGGCGGCAAGCCTCGATCCGATCACGACCGACAGCGGTTTTTCGATCCTGCCGACGCATAATTTCGCTTCTGCGCCGCAGGCCGATATCCTGTGTGTCCCCGGCGGGCATGGCGTGACCGACGCGCTAGGCGATACCGCAACGATCGATTTCATCGCGCGACAGGCCGCGGGCGCCGGGTGGGTCACGAGCGTGTGCACCGGCGCCTTTCTGCTCGGCCGCGCCGGACTGCTCGAAGGCCGGCGCGCGACGACCCATTGGGGCTATACCCACTGCTCCCGCTCGTCAGCGCGACGCATGAGGCGTCGCGGATCGTCGAGGACGGAAATGTCGTTACCAGCGGCGGCGTGA
- a CDS encoding glutaminyl-peptide cyclotransferase, whose amino-acid sequence MMLFLALAAAAADPAPVERCGYRIVQSYPHDATSFTQGLFWEDGHLYEATGQYGRSRVARLDLKTGRALIQTKLPADQFGEGITRWRDQIIGVTWQNGEGHRWAIKDLKPLGNFRYEGEGWGVTMVGDSLVLSDGSPDLKFFDPATMTEQKRITVRFDGRPLAMLNELETIDGQVWANVWMTDFIVRIDPATGEIVSLIDLAGLKADAGAKGTDSVLNGIAWDAKKKRLFVTGKYWPKLYEIALADCR is encoded by the coding sequence ATGATGCTGTTTCTTGCCCTTGCCGCCGCCGCTGCCGATCCTGCGCCGGTCGAGCGCTGCGGCTATCGCATCGTCCAGAGCTATCCGCACGACGCGACCAGTTTTACCCAGGGCCTGTTCTGGGAGGACGGGCATCTTTACGAGGCCACCGGCCAGTATGGCCGCTCGCGCGTGGCGCGGCTCGATCTCAAGACCGGCCGCGCGCTGATCCAGACGAAGCTGCCGGCCGACCAGTTCGGCGAGGGCATCACGCGCTGGCGCGACCAGATCATCGGGGTCACCTGGCAGAATGGCGAAGGCCACAGGTGGGCGATCAAGGACCTGAAGCCGCTCGGAAATTTCAGATATGAGGGTGAGGGTTGGGGCGTCACCATGGTCGGCGACAGCCTTGTTCTCAGCGATGGATCGCCGGACCTCAAGTTCTTCGATCCCGCCACCATGACGGAGCAGAAGCGTATCACCGTACGCTTCGACGGGCGCCCGCTGGCGATGCTGAACGAGCTCGAGACGATCGACGGTCAGGTCTGGGCCAACGTCTGGATGACCGATTTCATCGTCCGCATCGACCCGGCGACCGGTGAGATTGTTTCGCTGATCGATCTGGCGGGACTCAAGGCTGATGCCGGCGCGAAAGGTACTGACAGCGTCCTCAACGGCATTGCATGGGACGCGAAGAAGAAGCGCCTGTTCGTCACCGGCAAATATTGGCCCAAACTCTACGAGATCGCGCTCGCCGACTGCCGCTAG
- a CDS encoding tetratricopeptide repeat protein — MSSRILLFWAFLLAPVLAVGAPEAPRAPAPPPVYAPAPPPPATYRTGVEAVQHKDYRAAAPKLPGECDGGDGQACSYLAELYQKGVAVARDAGRADALLVRSCELGYMRGCNNLAVFRFASATTDAEKAATTPFLEKACEGGEGMGCSNLGFRYERGIGVARDETQARTLYIRACEQGDAEGCNNAAIAYDHPIGGPRDAVAALAAYRRACDLDRIDSCFWAAVAVEKGSGTAADLPRAMKDYSALCDRGHGRSCAAQGWALDQTLGGKENKALARTAYEKACELKYGGGCNSLGLLHEYGRGGPANVVIAAQFFDRGCEIGDANACVNMSRLYRTGRGVSLDQGTAITYLDRACELGSAAACKQLRR, encoded by the coding sequence TTGTCGTCGCGGATTCTGCTGTTCTGGGCATTTCTACTGGCGCCGGTTCTTGCCGTCGGCGCGCCTGAGGCCCCGAGAGCTCCGGCCCCCCCGCCTGTCTATGCCCCCGCGCCGCCGCCGCCCGCCACCTATCGCACGGGCGTCGAAGCGGTTCAGCACAAGGACTATCGCGCTGCCGCACCCAAGCTGCCCGGCGAATGCGACGGCGGTGACGGTCAGGCCTGCTCCTATCTCGCGGAGCTTTACCAGAAGGGGGTTGCCGTGGCGCGCGACGCCGGTCGCGCCGACGCATTGCTCGTCCGCTCGTGCGAGCTCGGCTATATGAGGGGGTGCAACAATCTCGCCGTATTCCGCTTCGCCAGCGCCACGACCGATGCCGAAAAGGCTGCGACGACGCCGTTCCTTGAAAAGGCGTGCGAGGGCGGCGAGGGAATGGGCTGCTCGAACCTCGGCTTCCGATACGAACGGGGCATCGGCGTCGCCAGGGACGAGACGCAGGCGCGGACGCTCTACATTCGTGCGTGCGAGCAGGGTGATGCCGAGGGCTGCAACAATGCGGCGATCGCCTACGACCATCCGATCGGCGGACCGCGCGACGCGGTTGCGGCGCTGGCCGCCTATCGCCGCGCGTGCGATCTCGATCGCATCGACAGCTGCTTCTGGGCGGCGGTGGCGGTGGAAAAGGGCAGCGGAACCGCAGCCGACCTTCCGCGCGCGATGAAGGATTATTCGGCGCTTTGCGATCGCGGGCACGGCCGCTCGTGCGCGGCGCAGGGATGGGCGCTCGATCAGACGCTCGGCGGAAAGGAAAACAAGGCGCTGGCCCGCACGGCCTATGAAAAGGCATGCGAGCTGAAATATGGCGGCGGATGCAATTCGCTGGGGCTGCTGCACGAATATGGGCGCGGCGGACCCGCGAATGTCGTGATCGCGGCGCAATTCTTCGATCGCGGCTGCGAGATCGGCGATGCGAACGCGTGCGTCAACATGTCGCGCCTCTATCGCACGGGACGCGGCGTCTCGCTCGATCAGGGCACCGCCATCACCTACCTCGATCGCGCCTGCGAGCTCGGCTCGGCTGCCGCCTGCAAGCAATTGCGCCGTTGA
- the groL gene encoding chaperonin GroEL (60 kDa chaperone family; promotes refolding of misfolded polypeptides especially under stressful conditions; forms two stacked rings of heptamers to form a barrel-shaped 14mer; ends can be capped by GroES; misfolded proteins enter the barrel where they are refolded when GroES binds): MAAKDVKFSRDARERILKGVDILADAVKVTLGPKGRNVVIDKSFGAPRITKDGVSVAKEIELKDKFENMGAQMLREVASKANDKAGDGTTTATVLAQAIVREGMKSVAAGMNPMDLKRGIDLAVGKVVADLAARSTPVAGTSEIAQVGIISANGDTEVGEKIAEAMEKVGKEGVITVEEAKGLEFELDVVEGMQFDRGYLSPYFITNPEKMTVELADPYILIFEKKLSNLQSMLPILEAVVQSGRPLLIIAEDIEGEALATLVVNRLRGGLKVAAVKAPGFGDRRKAMLQDIAILTAGEMISEDLGIKLESVTLNMLGQAKRVTIDKDNTTIVDGAGDHDAIKGRVEQIRAQIETTTSDYDREKLQERLAKLAGGVAVIKVGGATEVEVKERKDRVDDALHATRAAVEEGIVPGGGTALLYATKALDGLKGANDDQTRGIDIVRKAIEAPLRQIAANAGHDGAVVAGNLLRENNQEQGFNAATDVYENLKAAGVIDPTKVVRTALQDAASVSGLLITTEAAVSELPEDKPAMPMGGGGMGGMGGMDF; the protein is encoded by the coding sequence ATGGCTGCCAAGGACGTTAAATTTTCGCGCGACGCGCGCGAGCGCATCCTGAAGGGCGTCGACATCCTCGCCGACGCCGTCAAGGTCACCCTCGGCCCCAAGGGCCGCAACGTCGTGATCGACAAGAGCTTCGGTGCGCCCCGCATCACCAAGGACGGCGTCAGCGTCGCCAAGGAAATCGAACTCAAGGACAAGTTCGAGAACATGGGCGCACAGATGCTGCGCGAAGTCGCCTCGAAGGCGAACGACAAGGCCGGCGACGGCACCACCACCGCGACCGTTCTCGCCCAGGCGATCGTTCGCGAAGGCATGAAGTCGGTTGCCGCCGGCATGAACCCGATGGATCTGAAGCGCGGCATCGACCTCGCCGTCGGCAAGGTCGTCGCTGACCTCGCCGCACGCTCGACCCCGGTCGCCGGCACCTCGGAAATCGCGCAGGTCGGCATCATCTCGGCCAACGGCGACACCGAAGTCGGCGAAAAGATCGCCGAAGCGATGGAAAAGGTCGGCAAGGAAGGCGTGATCACCGTCGAGGAAGCCAAGGGTCTCGAGTTCGAACTTGACGTCGTCGAAGGCATGCAGTTCGACCGCGGCTACCTGAGCCCCTACTTCATCACCAACCCCGAAAAGATGACGGTCGAACTGGCTGACCCGTACATCCTGATCTTCGAAAAGAAGCTGTCGAACCTCCAGTCGATGCTTCCGATCCTCGAAGCGGTTGTGCAGTCGGGCCGTCCGCTGCTGATCATCGCCGAGGACATCGAAGGCGAAGCGCTCGCGACCCTCGTCGTGAACCGCCTGCGCGGTGGCCTGAAGGTCGCGGCCGTCAAGGCACCGGGCTTCGGCGATCGCCGCAAGGCGATGCTGCAGGACATCGCGATCCTGACCGCCGGCGAAATGATCAGCGAAGACCTGGGCATCAAGCTCGAGTCGGTTACGCTGAACATGCTGGGTCAGGCGAAGCGCGTCACGATCGACAAGGACAACACCACCATCGTCGATGGTGCTGGCGACCATGATGCGATCAAGGGCCGCGTCGAGCAGATCCGTGCGCAGATCGAAACCACGACCAGCGACTATGACCGTGAAAAGCTGCAGGAACGTCTGGCGAAGCTCGCCGGCGGTGTTGCCGTGATCAAGGTCGGCGGTGCGACCGAAGTCGAGGTGAAGGAACGCAAGGACCGCGTCGACGACGCGCTGCACGCGACCCGCGCTGCGGTCGAGGAAGGCATCGTCCCCGGCGGCGGTACGGCTCTGCTGTACGCCACCAAGGCCCTCGACGGCCTGAAGGGCGCCAACGACGACCAGACCCGCGGCATCGACATCGTCCGCAAGGCGATCGAAGCGCCGCTGCGCCAGATCGCGGCCAACGCCGGCCACGACGGTGCGGTTGTCGCCGGCAACCTGCTACGCGAAAATAACCAGGAGCAGGGCTTCAACGCCGCGACCGACGTCTATGAAAACCTGAAGGCCGCCGGCGTCATCGACCCGACCAAGGTCGTGCGCACCGCGCTTCAGGACGCCGCGTCGGTGTCGGGCCTGCTGATCACCACCGAAGCTGCCGTCAGCGAGCTGCCGGAAGACAAGCCGGCAATGCCGATGGGCGGCGGCGGCATGGGCGGCATGGGCGGCATGGACTTCTAA
- the groES gene encoding co-chaperone GroES — translation MQFRPLHDRVLVRRIEAEEKTAGGIIIPDTAKEKPQEGEVVAVGSGTKAEDGKVTPLDVKSGDRILFGKWSGTEVKVDGEELLIMKESDILGVLA, via the coding sequence ATGCAATTTCGTCCGCTGCACGACCGCGTGCTCGTCCGCCGTATCGAAGCCGAAGAAAAGACGGCTGGCGGCATCATCATCCCCGACACCGCCAAGGAAAAGCCGCAGGAAGGCGAAGTCGTCGCCGTCGGCAGCGGCACCAAGGCCGAAGACGGCAAGGTGACCCCGCTCGACGTCAAGTCGGGTGACCGCATCCTGTTCGGCAAATGGTCGGGCACCGAAGTCAAGGTCGACGGCGAAGAGCTGCTGATCATGAAGGAATCGGACATCCTCGGCGTTCTCGCCTGA
- a CDS encoding MATE family efflux transporter — protein MLEQAAPLTADRPQNFRSEFRATLALAVPLAAANLLQMMVHAIDVIFVARLGDRDLAASSLGVSIFGLLLWTGTGLVSAAAPLIAAELGRRKHSVREVRRTVRMALWLSALVSLLFMGVCALGGPIMRATGQPEELTTRAASFLLILMLGMFPMIAAAVLRIFVSALGRPAIATMITFGALFVNALGNWVLVFGHLGMPALGLHGSAISSVITSTLILLAYVVVIQSDRRLRRYRLFGNWWRSEWSRFFEMLRIGTPISLTILAEAGLFTGAAFLMGRIGKAQLAGHTIALQVAALAFQIPFGVAQAATIRVGLAYGAKDHRGIGMAGYASLALGIGFMGFTALLMWLFPSLVLSIYVDVDAARNAALVGFAMQFLVVAAAFQLFDGAQAVAAGVLRGLQDTRIPMIIAVCGYWIAGYGTAIYLGFWTPLAGVGVWIGLAVGLIVVAALLLARWRMRARLGLLPA, from the coding sequence ATGCTGGAGCAGGCTGCCCCCCTGACTGCGGATCGTCCGCAGAATTTCCGCTCGGAATTCCGCGCGACGCTGGCGCTTGCCGTGCCGCTGGCGGCGGCGAACCTGCTTCAGATGATGGTCCATGCAATCGACGTCATTTTCGTCGCGCGGCTCGGTGACAGGGATCTGGCGGCCTCGTCGCTGGGAGTCTCGATCTTCGGGCTCCTGCTATGGACCGGAACCGGTCTCGTCAGCGCCGCAGCGCCGCTGATCGCCGCCGAACTCGGCCGGCGCAAGCACAGCGTTCGCGAGGTGCGCCGTACGGTGCGCATGGCGCTGTGGCTGAGTGCGCTCGTCTCGCTTCTCTTCATGGGCGTCTGTGCGCTCGGCGGGCCGATCATGCGTGCGACGGGCCAGCCCGAAGAGCTGACAACGCGCGCGGCCAGCTTTCTGCTGATCCTGATGCTCGGCATGTTCCCGATGATCGCGGCGGCGGTGCTGCGCATCTTCGTCTCGGCGCTCGGCCGCCCGGCGATCGCGACGATGATCACCTTCGGCGCGCTCTTCGTCAACGCGCTCGGCAACTGGGTACTCGTGTTCGGCCATCTCGGCATGCCCGCGCTCGGCCTCCACGGGTCGGCGATTTCCAGCGTCATCACTTCGACCCTGATCCTGCTGGCCTATGTCGTGGTCATCCAGAGCGACCGGCGCCTTCGTCGCTATCGCCTGTTCGGCAACTGGTGGCGCAGCGAATGGAGCCGTTTCTTCGAGATGCTGCGGATCGGCACGCCGATCAGCCTGACCATTCTGGCCGAAGCCGGCCTGTTCACCGGCGCGGCTTTCCTGATGGGCCGCATCGGCAAGGCGCAGCTCGCGGGACACACGATCGCGCTGCAGGTCGCGGCGCTCGCCTTCCAGATTCCGTTCGGGGTCGCGCAGGCGGCGACGATCCGCGTCGGCCTAGCCTATGGCGCAAAGGATCATCGCGGGATCGGAATGGCGGGCTATGCCTCGCTGGCGCTCGGCATCGGCTTCATGGGTTTTACCGCGCTGTTGATGTGGCTGTTCCCGTCGCTCGTCCTGTCGATCTATGTCGACGTCGATGCGGCGCGCAACGCCGCGCTCGTCGGCTTCGCGATGCAGTTTCTTGTCGTCGCTGCGGCTTTCCAGCTGTTCGACGGGGCGCAGGCCGTCGCGGCGGGCGTTCTCCGCGGCCTGCAGGACACGCGCATCCCGATGATCATCGCCGTCTGCGGTTACTGGATCGCGGGTTATGGCACCGCGATCTACCTCGGCTTCTGGACTCCGCTCGCGGGTGTCGGCGTATGGATCGGGCTCGCGGTGGGGCTCATCGTCGTTGCGGCATTGCTGCTTGCGCGCTGGCGGATGCGCGCCCGTCTCGGCCTGCTACCGGCCTGA
- a CDS encoding Pycsar system effector family protein has translation MDSEKSNGAAERPAISFPPNAVHLVRTNQQITMQLSQMADQKASILMGATFVVFTLAVGQARVGAGAFAMPLTVLATFSFLSALLAISAVLPRVGKAPPAVYRDGKDHSNILFFGRFEQMDEQEFIDAVKARLRTEEDLYETMLRDTYQNGVILARRKYRFLAYAYRLFVVGLTLTFLAFAYEMAMVWSN, from the coding sequence ATGGACAGCGAAAAGTCGAACGGGGCGGCTGAGCGGCCGGCGATTTCCTTTCCGCCGAATGCTGTACACCTCGTCCGCACCAACCAGCAGATCACGATGCAGCTGTCGCAGATGGCCGACCAGAAGGCGTCGATCCTGATGGGCGCGACCTTCGTGGTCTTTACGCTGGCCGTCGGGCAGGCGCGGGTCGGGGCGGGCGCTTTCGCAATGCCGCTGACGGTACTCGCGACCTTTTCCTTCCTGTCGGCGCTGCTCGCGATCTCGGCGGTGCTGCCGCGCGTCGGCAAGGCGCCGCCGGCGGTTTACCGGGACGGCAAGGATCACAGCAACATCCTGTTCTTCGGCCGCTTCGAGCAGATGGACGAGCAGGAGTTCATCGATGCGGTGAAGGCACGTCTCAGGACCGAGGAAGATCTTTACGAGACGATGCTACGCGACACCTACCAGAACGGCGTGATCCTCGCGCGGCGCAAATACCGGTTTCTGGCCTATGCCTACCGGCTGTTCGTCGTCGGGCTGACGCTGACCTTCCTCGCCTTCGCCTATGAAATGGCAATGGTCTGGAGCAACTGA
- a CDS encoding acyl carrier protein → MSTALTDQIYGLIAPFNKKGVELTDATTFAGDLEWDSLTVMDFVAEVEDTFDIIISMNMQAEIETVGQLVAAVEKLQG, encoded by the coding sequence ATGAGCACCGCCCTCACCGACCAGATTTACGGCCTGATCGCCCCCTTCAACAAGAAGGGCGTCGAGCTGACCGATGCGACGACCTTCGCCGGCGACCTCGAATGGGACAGCCTGACCGTCATGGATTTCGTCGCCGAGGTCGAGGACACGTTCGACATCATCATCAGCATGAACATGCAGGCCGAGATCGAGACCGTGGGCCAGCTCGTCGCCGCGGTCGAAAAGCTGCAGGGCTGA
- a CDS encoding aminotransferase class I/II-fold pyridoxal phosphate-dependent enzyme, protein MTDLFSKFDPLIQQRETLLATGVTDPFSLVMEKVVSPTVAICNGRETILLGTYNYMGMTFDEDVIAAGKDALDKFGSGTTGSRVLNGTYQGHKECEDALKEFYAMDHAMVFSTGYQANLGIISTIAGKGDYVILDIDSHASIYDGCKMGDAEIVAFRHNDVEALEKRLKRLPPEAGKLVVLEGVYSMLGDIAPLKEMIRVSKEAGAMVLVDEAHSMGFIGEHGRGVAEAQGVLDDVDFVIGTFSKSVGTVGGFCVSNHPKFEIMRLVCRPYVFTASLPPSVVATAATSIRKLMHGSNKRAHLWENSKKLHGGLRALGFQLGTEEPQSAIIAVIMPDLERGAMMWEALLEEGLYVNLARPPATPAGMTLLRCSLCAEHTSEQVDEILGRFERAGKRAGIIG, encoded by the coding sequence ATGACCGATCTCTTTTCCAAGTTCGATCCGCTGATCCAGCAGCGCGAGACGCTGCTCGCGACGGGCGTCACCGATCCGTTCAGCCTGGTCATGGAAAAGGTGGTCTCGCCCACCGTCGCGATCTGCAACGGCCGCGAGACGATCCTGCTCGGCACCTATAATTATATGGGCATGACCTTCGACGAGGATGTCATCGCCGCGGGCAAGGACGCGCTCGACAAGTTCGGCAGCGGCACCACGGGCAGCCGCGTGCTCAACGGCACCTATCAGGGGCACAAGGAGTGCGAGGACGCGCTCAAGGAATTTTACGCCATGGACCATGCCATGGTGTTCTCGACCGGCTATCAGGCGAACCTCGGCATCATCTCGACGATCGCGGGCAAGGGCGACTATGTCATCCTCGACATCGACAGCCATGCGTCGATCTATGACGGGTGCAAGATGGGTGACGCCGAGATCGTCGCCTTCCGCCACAATGACGTCGAGGCGCTCGAAAAGCGGCTGAAGCGCCTGCCCCCCGAGGCGGGCAAGCTCGTCGTGCTCGAGGGCGTCTATTCGATGCTCGGCGACATTGCGCCGCTGAAGGAGATGATCCGCGTCTCGAAGGAAGCCGGCGCGATGGTGCTGGTCGATGAGGCGCATTCGATGGGCTTCATCGGCGAGCATGGCCGCGGTGTCGCCGAGGCGCAGGGCGTGCTGGACGATGTAGATTTCGTCATCGGCACCTTTTCGAAGAGCGTCGGCACCGTCGGCGGCTTCTGCGTGTCGAACCATCCGAAGTTCGAGATCATGCGGCTTGTCTGCCGCCCCTATGTGTTCACCGCCTCGCTGCCGCCGAGCGTCGTCGCGACCGCCGCGACAAGCATCCGCAAGCTGATGCACGGGTCGAACAAGCGCGCGCATCTGTGGGAAAATTCGAAAAAGCTCCACGGAGGTCTCCGCGCGCTCGGTTTCCAGCTCGGCACCGAAGAACCGCAGTCGGCGATCATCGCCGTCATCATGCCCGATCTCGAACGCGGCGCGATGATGTGGGAAGCACTGCTGGAAGAGGGGCTGTATGTGAACCTCGCGCGGCCGCCCGCGACCCCTGCCGGGATGACGCTGCTGCGCTGCTCGTTGTGCGCCGAGCACACGAGCGAGCAGGTCGACGAGATCCTCGGCCGCTTCGAACGCGCAGGCAAGCGCGCCGGGATCATCGGCTGA
- a CDS encoding ATP-binding protein, producing MFERDFENDAEGRRERLRFWLTIGLGAILTGVVVALVLLLSRANDNYDRSLGWQAHSLEVISQTRSLDAALARSEAALGRFAVGLQKEDGRVYQHQWGVSQQYLTLLQRNVRDNPKQAELVGKLTAELKARGDQLGDAALSANYRQTVAAISKYNAAGHDAALIRIDRLLSELIRNERTILAERNRLAASDRASLNQAILLFSLLGAAAAVIAIAATVSLVRAESERRAARRETLFEADRAMLLSAAVEERTVELARANDALRSEMNERETAEAQLRQAQKMEAVGQLTGGIAHDFNNMLAVVVGGLELAQRLVVSAPEKAQRHMNNAMDGANRAADLTRRLLAFARSEPARPEMVLVDECIAGFGELIERTIGDRIALTLDLKAEGLSCWVDRQQFENALLNLAVNARDAMDGHGSLTIRTLRDDEDQAAALAVQVIDTGCGMSPEVLERVFDPFYTTKPAGQGTGLGMSQVFAFCRQSDGEVQISSTEGEGTSVAMLLPVAKPEQHHASASEADGDPGEAAPADTLSILVVEDDKRVLIATVDAVEELGHKAVACANPLEAETLVERHGGFDLILSDVLMPELTGPEMVAQLKQRWPELSVLFVTGYAGDASEIAAFGDHDVLRKPFTLTALDQAIRRSGDARPEGQRLAS from the coding sequence GTGTTCGAGAGGGATTTCGAAAATGACGCCGAGGGGCGGCGGGAGCGGCTGCGCTTCTGGCTGACGATCGGATTGGGGGCGATCCTGACCGGGGTCGTCGTCGCGCTCGTCCTGTTGCTCTCTCGCGCGAACGATAATTACGACCGCTCGCTCGGCTGGCAGGCGCACAGCCTCGAGGTGATCTCGCAGACACGTAGCCTCGACGCCGCGCTCGCGCGCTCCGAAGCCGCGCTCGGGCGCTTCGCGGTCGGGCTGCAGAAAGAGGACGGGCGCGTCTATCAGCACCAGTGGGGCGTATCGCAGCAATATCTGACGCTGCTTCAGCGCAACGTCCGCGACAACCCGAAGCAGGCCGAGCTCGTCGGCAAGCTGACCGCCGAACTGAAGGCGCGCGGCGACCAGCTCGGCGATGCCGCGCTCAGCGCCAATTATCGCCAGACCGTCGCCGCCATCTCCAAATATAATGCCGCAGGACATGACGCCGCGCTGATCCGCATCGACCGGCTGCTTTCCGAACTGATCCGCAACGAGCGGACGATCCTCGCCGAACGCAACCGCCTGGCCGCGTCGGACCGGGCGAGCCTGAACCAGGCGATCCTCCTTTTCTCGCTGCTCGGTGCCGCGGCGGCGGTGATCGCGATCGCGGCGACCGTCTCGCTCGTCCGCGCCGAAAGCGAGCGCCGCGCCGCGCGCCGCGAGACACTATTCGAGGCCGATCGCGCCATGCTGCTGTCGGCAGCGGTCGAGGAACGGACCGTCGAGCTGGCGCGGGCCAATGATGCGCTGCGCAGCGAGATGAACGAACGCGAGACCGCCGAAGCGCAACTCCGCCAAGCACAGAAGATGGAGGCGGTCGGCCAGCTGACCGGCGGCATCGCGCACGACTTCAACAATATGCTCGCCGTCGTCGTCGGCGGGCTCGAGCTCGCCCAGCGGCTGGTCGTCAGCGCGCCCGAAAAGGCGCAACGGCACATGAACAACGCGATGGACGGCGCGAACCGCGCCGCCGACCTGACCCGCCGTCTGCTCGCCTTCGCACGCTCGGAACCCGCGCGGCCCGAAATGGTGCTCGTCGACGAGTGCATCGCGGGCTTCGGCGAGTTGATCGAGCGGACGATCGGCGACCGCATCGCCCTGACGCTCGACCTGAAGGCCGAAGGCCTGTCGTGCTGGGTCGACCGGCAGCAATTCGAAAATGCCCTGCTCAACCTCGCGGTCAACGCGCGCGACGCGATGGACGGCCATGGCTCGCTGACAATCCGGACGCTGCGCGACGACGAGGATCAGGCTGCGGCGCTTGCGGTACAGGTTATCGATACGGGTTGCGGCATGTCGCCCGAAGTCCTCGAGCGCGTGTTCGATCCCTTCTATACGACCAAGCCCGCAGGTCAGGGCACGGGGCTCGGCATGAGCCAGGTCTTCGCTTTCTGCCGCCAGTCGGACGGCGAGGTCCAGATTTCATCGACCGAGGGCGAAGGAACGAGCGTTGCGATGCTGCTCCCCGTCGCCAAGCCCGAACAGCACCACGCGTCGGCAAGCGAAGCCGATGGCGACCCCGGCGAGGCTGCGCCGGCCGATACGCTGAGCATATTGGTCGTCGAGGACGACAAGCGCGTGCTCATCGCAACCGTCGATGCGGTCGAGGAGCTCGGACACAAGGCCGTCGCCTGTGCCAATCCGCTCGAGGCCGAGACGCTGGTCGAACGCCACGGCGGCTTCGACCTCATCCTCTCGGACGTGCTGATGCCCGAACTGACCGGGCCCGAAATGGTCGCACAGCTTAAGCAGCGCTGGCCCGAACTGTCGGTGTTGTTCGTCACCGGCTACGCCGGAGACGCCAGCGAGATTGCGGCTTTCGGAGATCACGATGTCCTGCGCAAACCCTTCACGCTGACCGCGCTCGATCAGGCGATCCGGCGCAGCGGCGACGCGAGGCCCGAAGGCCAGCGGCTGGCCAGCTGA